A genome region from Anopheles stephensi strain Indian chromosome 2, UCI_ANSTEP_V1.0, whole genome shotgun sequence includes the following:
- the LOC118503588 gene encoding uncharacterized protein LOC118503588 translates to MLLQLDGAIEVSSSIERTQRSSSHQTKHRILADGRNEDISSVGLNRTVPNATTPTGIRSYAHVTVAMAQANANSSTLLTAHLPKAVTPTTLAASTPTEQPARKADILIYPTVSPETIVVPILSCIVGFPIFALLVICCLRRRAKIARERDRRRNFDLKANTITLVRFNSHHLGNQRSILLQSGDSLSRGYPSLDLDTVYEEKSDTHCSSQFDSTAAHILLTDSPPDTDNEQC, encoded by the exons ATGTTATTACAATTAGATGGTGCCATTGAAGTGTCGTCCTCGATCGAACGTACGCAGCGTAGCAGCAGCCACCAGACAAAGCACCGCATTCTAGCGGATGGTCGGAATGAAGACATCAGTAGTGTCGGGCTCAACAGAACAGTTCCGAACGCAACTACGCCTACCGGTATCCGATCGTACGCACACGTAACCGTTGCAATGGCACAAGCTAATGCGAACAGTTCCACGTTGCTGACGGCCCACCTCCCGAAGGCCGTAACACCAACAACACTGGCAGCGTCCACACCCACCGAACAACCTGCCCGAAAGGCAGACATATTAATCTACCCAACAG TGTCACCGGAAACGATCGTCGTACCGATCCTGTCCTGCATCGTGGGGTTTCCCATCTTCGCCCTGCTCGTCATCTGCTGCTTGCGCCGCCGTGCAAAGATTGCTCGGGAACGTGACCGGCGGCGAAATTTCGATCTAAAGGCCAACACCATTACGCTGGTACGCTTCAATTCGCACCACC TCGGCAATCAACGCTCTATCCTGCTCCAGTCTGGTGACAGTTTGAGTCGTGGATATCCGTCTCTCGATCTGGACACCGTTTACGAGGAGAAGAGCGACACGCACTGCAGCAGTCAG TTTGACTCTACAGCCGCGCATATACTACTGACGGACTCACCGCCCGACACGGACAACGAACAGTGCTAG